In Afipia sp. GAS231, a single window of DNA contains:
- a CDS encoding IclR family transcriptional regulator: protein MQNSLANDGPTGALARGLRLLAALNDLETATISGLVKETNLPKATVIRLLQALQAEGYAAQDTETLTYRVTPKVASLSRSLIGKNQTEGLIQVALDLLADELKWPAEYLVQDGLSMLIQSNNRERAPIKLKLFERRRFPILESAAGVSYLSSLSELERGKWLKSLLKSQSQITLAKRRIEEAAQAGYATRSLNELGPNMRVAAVPVPGGGGAISMIYLDDVVAKKHLETVLLPVVRKAAVNVAGALQGKYPS from the coding sequence ATGCAGAACTCACTCGCTAACGATGGTCCCACTGGGGCGCTGGCGCGCGGCTTGCGGTTGTTGGCGGCGCTTAACGACCTGGAAACGGCCACCATCTCGGGACTGGTCAAGGAGACGAACCTGCCCAAAGCGACCGTGATCCGGTTGCTGCAGGCCCTTCAGGCGGAAGGCTATGCCGCTCAGGATACGGAAACGCTCACCTATCGCGTGACGCCGAAGGTCGCGTCCTTGTCGCGTTCGCTGATCGGCAAGAATCAGACCGAGGGTTTGATTCAGGTGGCCCTCGACCTATTGGCGGACGAACTTAAATGGCCGGCTGAATATCTCGTGCAGGACGGGTTGTCGATGTTGATTCAGTCGAACAATCGCGAACGGGCGCCCATCAAGCTGAAGTTGTTCGAGCGGCGACGGTTTCCGATTCTGGAAAGCGCGGCAGGAGTGTCGTACCTATCGAGTTTGAGCGAGCTCGAGCGGGGCAAGTGGCTCAAAAGTCTTCTCAAGTCCCAGTCGCAAATCACGTTAGCGAAGCGCAGGATCGAGGAAGCCGCCCAGGCAGGCTACGCGACGCGTTCTCTTAACGAGTTGGGTCCAAACATGCGTGTTGCCGCGGTCCCCGTTCCGGGGGGAGGCGGCGCCATTTCCATGATCTATCTCGACGATGTCGTCGCCAAGAAGCACCTGGAGACCGTCCTCTTGCCGGTTGTCAGGAAGGCGGCGGTGAACGTAGCCGGGGCCCTGCAGGGCAAATATCCGTCATAG
- a CDS encoding amino acid aminotransferase yields MFDALKSLPPDSLLALIKAYQDDKRAGKLDLGVGVYRDEAGSTPVMEAVKSAERILLETQDTKAYLGPEGDMGFVAALQPFVFGASASGVTGLQTPGGSGALRLGAELLASARPGVRVWLGAPTWPNHAPVFQAAGATVCWYRYFDTSTQTVLFDEMMTSLAGAERGDVVLLHACCHNPTGADLDPKQWSEVAKLVAAHGLFPFIDFAYQGLGRSLDEDASGMRLVLNAVDEALVAYSCDKNFGLYRDRVGALFALTRNSTRVATIDSNMASLARVSWSMPPDHGAALARIILESKDLQRVWHDELVRMCARIIEVRLSLATLEPQLQFLANQCGLFSNIALTPPQIGALRVRHGIYMAPSGRANLAGMRAADASRLVAALADVGALEERRRAGAS; encoded by the coding sequence ATGTTTGATGCACTCAAATCCTTACCGCCCGATAGTCTTCTCGCACTAATCAAAGCCTATCAAGACGACAAGCGAGCCGGAAAGTTGGACCTCGGCGTCGGTGTCTATCGCGACGAAGCCGGATCGACTCCCGTCATGGAGGCGGTGAAGTCGGCTGAACGAATCCTCCTCGAGACGCAGGATACCAAAGCCTATCTCGGCCCGGAGGGCGATATGGGGTTTGTAGCCGCGCTCCAGCCATTCGTGTTCGGTGCCAGCGCCAGTGGTGTCACCGGTCTGCAGACACCGGGTGGCAGCGGAGCGCTTCGACTTGGAGCCGAGCTATTGGCTTCGGCCCGACCGGGAGTGCGAGTCTGGCTCGGCGCTCCGACTTGGCCGAACCACGCTCCCGTGTTTCAGGCCGCCGGCGCCACAGTTTGTTGGTACCGCTATTTCGACACGTCGACCCAGACGGTCTTGTTCGACGAAATGATGACTTCGCTGGCGGGAGCGGAGCGTGGTGACGTCGTTCTGTTGCACGCATGCTGTCACAATCCGACCGGTGCGGACCTCGATCCAAAGCAATGGTCGGAGGTCGCTAAACTCGTGGCCGCACACGGTCTTTTTCCATTCATTGACTTTGCGTATCAGGGCCTGGGGCGCAGCCTCGATGAGGACGCCTCAGGAATGAGGTTGGTGCTAAACGCTGTAGATGAAGCGCTCGTCGCATACTCTTGCGACAAGAATTTCGGCCTCTACCGGGATCGCGTTGGTGCGCTGTTCGCGCTCACTCGCAACTCGACCCGGGTTGCTACCATAGACAGCAATATGGCCAGCTTGGCCCGCGTTAGTTGGTCGATGCCTCCGGACCATGGTGCTGCGCTCGCGCGCATCATACTAGAATCCAAAGATCTACAGCGGGTCTGGCATGATGAGCTCGTCAGGATGTGTGCACGAATAATCGAGGTCAGGCTTTCCCTGGCGACGCTGGAGCCTCAATTGCAGTTCTTGGCAAACCAATGCGGCTTGTTCTCAAACATAGCGCTCACGCCACCCCAAATCGGGGCTTTGCGAGTAAGGCACGGCATCTACATGGCGCCCTCCGGTCGGGCCAACCTTGCAGGTATGCGAGCGGCGGACGCCAGTAGGCTGGTCGCTGCTCTGGCCGACGTCGGAGCACTCGAAGAAAGACGCAGGGCGGGAGCATCCTGA
- a CDS encoding protocatechuate 3,4-dioxygenase, whose protein sequence is MADELLAMIEHDKATARSLQGTYLFDGTRARKNYALNKMCMSLTKPENRTAFVADEQAYCRKFGLDDETTKLVESRDWIGMVRSGGNIYYVFKLAAIDHISMQHVGAQQNAMTLEQFRAKLNSHKDLDNG, encoded by the coding sequence ATGGCCGACGAGCTATTAGCAATGATTGAACACGACAAGGCGACGGCGCGCTCGCTTCAGGGTACTTATCTTTTTGACGGCACCAGAGCTCGCAAGAACTACGCACTCAACAAGATGTGCATGTCATTGACGAAACCCGAAAACCGCACCGCGTTCGTCGCCGACGAGCAGGCCTATTGCCGCAAGTTTGGGCTGGATGATGAAACAACGAAATTGGTTGAATCGAGAGACTGGATCGGCATGGTGCGATCCGGCGGCAATATCTACTACGTGTTCAAACTAGCGGCCATCGATCATATTTCGATGCAGCATGTAGGAGCACAACAGAACGCGATGACGTTGGAACAATTTCGCGCCAAGCTCAATTCGCACAAGGATCTCGACAATGGCTGA
- the pobA gene encoding 4-hydroxybenzoate 3-monooxygenase: MRAQVAIIGGGPSGLLLSHILDLNGIGSIVLERKSKAYVLERIRAGVLEAGTVELLRQYGLGARMDREGHVHDGIRIKWPGYDTFLIDGHRFTGKTMMAYGQTQITEDLYSARETAGGHIVEEAEDVALHDLKSGRPYVTFLKEGKTQRVDCDFIAGCDGFHGVSRQSIPADARRAYERVYPFGWLGIMSETPPLDDIIYAYSERGFALASQRGPKLSRYYVQCPTTDSPEDWSDERFWHELKARFPADTAAKIVTGPSIEKSIAPLRSFVSEPMQYGALYLAGDAAHIVPPTGAKGLNLAVSDVFYLSRALRAFYADRRSDLLEAYSETALRRVWNAVRLSWWLTTLLHVFPGEDPFPAKLRRNEFDYLTRSEHAQATLAEQFVGLPF; this comes from the coding sequence TTGCGTGCTCAGGTTGCCATAATCGGCGGCGGACCTTCGGGGTTGCTCCTGTCCCATATTCTCGACCTCAACGGGATCGGCAGCATCGTTCTCGAGCGCAAATCCAAGGCCTACGTGCTCGAGCGAATTCGCGCGGGCGTGCTGGAGGCCGGAACAGTGGAGCTATTGAGGCAATACGGTCTCGGAGCACGGATGGACCGGGAAGGTCACGTCCATGACGGGATTCGCATCAAGTGGCCTGGCTACGACACCTTTCTGATCGACGGACACCGCTTCACGGGCAAAACGATGATGGCGTACGGCCAGACGCAGATCACGGAAGATCTTTACTCCGCGCGCGAGACAGCCGGCGGTCACATCGTAGAGGAAGCCGAGGACGTTGCGTTGCACGACTTGAAGTCTGGGCGTCCCTACGTGACCTTTTTGAAGGAGGGCAAAACGCAACGTGTGGATTGCGACTTCATTGCGGGCTGCGATGGTTTCCACGGTGTTTCGAGACAATCCATCCCGGCGGATGCTCGCCGAGCCTACGAACGGGTCTACCCGTTCGGCTGGCTGGGAATCATGTCGGAAACGCCGCCGCTCGACGACATCATTTACGCTTATAGCGAGCGCGGCTTCGCTCTCGCATCTCAGCGCGGACCCAAGCTCAGCCGGTACTATGTACAGTGCCCCACCACCGATAGCCCCGAAGACTGGTCTGACGAGCGCTTTTGGCACGAACTGAAGGCTCGCTTCCCCGCGGATACCGCGGCTAAGATCGTCACGGGCCCGTCGATCGAGAAGTCGATTGCACCACTGCGCTCGTTTGTTTCCGAACCGATGCAGTATGGTGCGCTCTACCTTGCAGGAGACGCGGCGCATATCGTGCCGCCCACCGGCGCTAAAGGGCTGAACCTGGCGGTCTCCGATGTCTTCTACTTGTCGCGGGCCTTGCGCGCGTTTTACGCCGATCGACGATCCGATCTGCTGGAGGCCTATTCGGAAACGGCGCTGAGACGCGTATGGAACGCCGTCCGGTTGTCCTGGTGGCTCACTACGCTCTTGCATGTCTTTCCTGGAGAAGACCCTTTCCCGGCCAAGCTCCGCCGTAACGAGTTCGACTACCTGACGCGGTCGGAGCACGCACAGGCCACGCTTGCCGAGCAGTTCGTAGGGCTTCCGTTCTAG
- a CDS encoding LysR family transcriptional regulator codes for MIAFDAIFRTRSVVKAAGILDAPQSTVSRWLAKLRDHFDDPLFVKTQQGMYPTPVASKHAPPIAEIVRIYQNELCDAGSFDPATTAREFNIATSDVGSLLLLPALHRYSKTAAPSARFAATLLGSEELMVSLESGHVDVAFGSLKDLCGCVRSQTLAVDAYVCVMPSGRRDPAKPLTLRAFREAKHIVICANGLEYTHQHVERELREICRPENVRLVTESFLIAGLLVEQDDLILTAPSRVASLLSQRFDLISVSPPIDLPTFKVTQYWHERFHKEPGNQWLRRTIRKIFATPAK; via the coding sequence TTGATCGCTTTCGATGCGATCTTCCGAACCCGGAGCGTAGTCAAGGCAGCCGGCATACTCGATGCGCCTCAATCGACCGTTAGTCGCTGGCTCGCCAAGTTGCGGGATCACTTCGACGACCCCTTATTCGTCAAGACACAACAAGGGATGTATCCGACCCCGGTCGCCTCAAAACATGCCCCGCCCATCGCGGAGATAGTTCGGATCTATCAAAACGAGCTCTGCGATGCGGGAAGCTTCGACCCCGCGACCACCGCACGTGAATTCAACATCGCAACGTCGGACGTCGGTTCCTTGTTGTTGCTGCCTGCTCTCCATCGGTACTCCAAGACGGCGGCGCCTTCTGCAAGATTCGCCGCGACGCTGCTGGGCAGCGAAGAACTGATGGTCTCCTTGGAATCCGGCCATGTCGACGTTGCCTTCGGAAGCTTAAAGGACTTGTGTGGCTGCGTTCGCAGCCAAACGTTGGCGGTCGATGCCTACGTTTGCGTCATGCCGTCAGGCCGCCGCGATCCGGCCAAACCTCTTACACTCCGAGCCTTCCGAGAAGCGAAGCATATCGTGATCTGTGCGAACGGACTGGAGTATACTCATCAGCACGTCGAACGCGAACTTCGCGAAATTTGCCGGCCTGAAAACGTTCGCCTTGTAACGGAGAGCTTTCTCATCGCTGGTCTTCTCGTAGAGCAAGACGATTTGATTTTGACGGCGCCATCTCGCGTGGCTTCTCTGCTTTCGCAGCGATTTGATCTGATTTCCGTCTCTCCTCCTATCGACCTTCCAACTTTCAAGGTCACACAATATTGGCACGAGCGTTTTCACAAGGAGCCGGGAAATCAGTGGTTGCGCAGAACAATTCGGAAGATCTTTGCAACACCGGCCAAGTGA
- a CDS encoding class III extradiol dioxygenase family protein: MAEIIGAVTTSHVPSIGIAIDQGLTQDAYWKPLFDGYLPAKEFVRKLAPDVTIVVYNDHGLEVFLDRVPTFGVGAAAEYRSGDEGWGPRPIPSFEGDPDFSWHLIEHLVAQEFDVTMFQEMGVDHGFSVPMSIAFGGPAGEVEAWPTKVIPVTVNTIQFPLPQPGRCFKLGQAIRKAVDAYPKDARVLIMGTGGMSHQLQGERAGFMKPPFDRMFLKNFVDDPIALTNIPLGEYMREAGHEGAELIMWLVARGALNANVREVYQHYHVSASLTAAGLGCYVNA, from the coding sequence ATGGCTGAAATCATTGGAGCGGTGACCACGTCACATGTGCCGTCGATCGGCATCGCGATAGATCAGGGACTGACCCAGGATGCATACTGGAAGCCGTTGTTCGATGGATATCTTCCGGCCAAGGAATTCGTCAGAAAGCTCGCGCCTGACGTGACGATCGTCGTTTACAACGATCATGGACTGGAAGTGTTTCTCGATCGTGTCCCCACCTTCGGCGTCGGAGCGGCTGCGGAATATCGCTCGGGTGATGAGGGTTGGGGACCGCGCCCCATTCCTTCGTTCGAGGGCGATCCCGACTTTTCGTGGCACTTGATCGAGCATCTGGTTGCGCAAGAATTCGATGTCACGATGTTTCAGGAGATGGGGGTCGATCACGGCTTTTCCGTACCGATGAGTATCGCGTTCGGAGGACCTGCAGGCGAAGTCGAGGCTTGGCCAACCAAAGTGATACCCGTTACGGTCAATACCATTCAATTCCCGCTGCCCCAGCCTGGCCGTTGCTTCAAGCTCGGTCAAGCGATACGAAAAGCGGTTGATGCTTATCCGAAGGACGCGCGCGTGCTGATCATGGGTACGGGCGGAATGTCGCACCAACTCCAAGGCGAACGCGCAGGCTTCATGAAGCCTCCTTTTGACCGCATGTTTCTTAAGAACTTTGTCGACGACCCGATAGCCTTAACCAACATCCCGCTTGGCGAGTACATGAGAGAGGCGGGTCATGAGGGCGCGGAGCTCATTATGTGGCTCGTGGCACGTGGTGCGCTAAATGCAAATGTTCGGGAAGTATACCAGCACTATCACGTCTCCGCTTCGCTGACTGCCGCCGGACTGGGTTGCTACGTCAACGCCTAA
- a CDS encoding LysR family transcriptional regulator: MVSIRNVSIDRLDIAQLRVFNALYEHRSVIKVSRVLDLPQPTVSRWLARMRASFGDPLFVRTQDGMEPTPTAVACSDAVKEILSIYRTRLLHAGRFDPATTNRNFKIAGSEFGHLLGLSTLHDWARDKAPSAGFTAVPLGRNNLTAQLEQGEVDLALGDFPDLGAGVKEQTLYEENYVCVMRKGHSLSRGNLGLDEFLCAEHILVRAHVVGPVQQDVERHLTEILPRANVRLISESMVAAMLMICDSDLLLTAPARMADYFKSHCRLAVVATPMDLPKFQVKQYWHERFQLDPGNEWLRLGTAAFANPGRNSAKMVHASFERAASPIPLGENA; the protein is encoded by the coding sequence ATGGTATCGATACGCAACGTGAGCATCGACAGGTTGGACATCGCGCAGCTTAGGGTTTTCAACGCTTTGTACGAGCATCGGAGCGTGATCAAGGTGAGTCGCGTCCTCGATCTACCCCAACCGACAGTTAGCCGATGGTTGGCCCGGATGCGCGCTTCATTCGGCGATCCATTGTTTGTCCGTACTCAAGACGGCATGGAGCCGACTCCCACCGCAGTAGCCTGTTCTGACGCGGTGAAGGAAATACTCAGTATCTATCGTACCCGGCTGTTGCATGCCGGCCGCTTCGACCCTGCAACCACGAACCGCAACTTCAAGATCGCCGGCTCGGAATTCGGGCACCTACTCGGACTGAGCACTCTTCACGATTGGGCACGCGACAAGGCCCCGTCTGCCGGCTTTACAGCGGTCCCACTTGGCCGCAACAATCTGACTGCCCAGCTTGAGCAGGGAGAAGTCGATTTGGCGCTTGGCGACTTTCCGGACCTTGGCGCAGGCGTAAAAGAGCAAACTCTATACGAAGAGAACTATGTCTGCGTGATGAGGAAAGGGCATTCTTTGTCACGCGGCAATCTCGGCCTCGACGAATTTCTCTGTGCAGAACACATTCTGGTACGCGCGCATGTGGTCGGCCCCGTCCAGCAGGATGTCGAACGGCACCTGACCGAGATACTGCCTCGAGCCAACGTGCGGCTAATTTCAGAAAGCATGGTCGCCGCCATGCTAATGATCTGTGATAGCGATCTGCTACTGACGGCGCCGGCGCGCATGGCAGATTATTTCAAAAGTCACTGTCGCCTTGCAGTCGTCGCCACGCCGATGGATCTGCCCAAATTTCAGGTCAAGCAATATTGGCACGAGCGCTTCCAGCTGGATCCGGGCAATGAATGGCTCAGGTTGGGAACAGCCGCTTTTGCTAATCCAGGGCGTAACTCCGCGAAAATGGTACACGCCAGCTTTGAGCGTGCCGCATCTCCGATACCGTTGGGCGAAAACGCCTGA
- a CDS encoding 4Fe-4S double cluster binding domain-containing protein — MRLFSHRNRAVHLGQLPMERLGRSACPEDTSVVTDGCLRVEFDDVHLGRSISDFMCALDAVREGAPPTERAEIPSDPLERSNHLKAAGYFLDATLVGVTSLDADHFLGRRHQHPGLSNMSFDASKEKLRLRFNPLAVIRQMEQAISLANRPIDSHKFAIVFVNDYPRDPDPNEPGSDWIRDVQPWRAAMRAAETAVVVANYLRILGFDARSHTATTTDVNLHRLAVSAGLALPGGRGITNPFIGDRFEVAVVTTSMELAPDLPLRRQTLADRWRAKGPEWWIGAASPKTPRTVVDMTGRPYRDSRYPTEKLKRVEKTTTFIDEERIPRVPKSSEMFLRAAFGDLGKPALEASKDGYSVSKAPLAAALRLALNVYSLLQRGAPAPKRADGYGDPNVNAAMMKATMHFLGADLAGLSEAPPWVWYSHRQDGSPMEVAHPNAVSVMIDQGFDTMDGASGDDWISSAQSMRTYMRAALVCGIAGQHLRYLGFDATAHSAADSDVIHTPLVLLAGLGEVSRIGETILNPFLGPRLKTGILTTDFPMIADKPIDFGLQNFCGSCNKCARECPSGAISAGKKVMFNGYEIWKADTAKCTQYRTTNLGGAMCGRCMKTCPWNLEGLVVERPFRWAAMNVPWAARWIAILDDKLKRGTINPTKKWWWDVAKDENGRITPAKQTNARGLNTHISVRRENQTLAMYPIDLAPLPLPMPSPLDREAGIVAYETALTPEEYRQKLAAGDTENLVAKPKKVGAVPPVLVAKIGRRWKSSADGKIELFEIVSRNGSPLPPFTAGAHIDVTVTPQYIRQFSLAGDPADRSKYLLGILREDQGRGGSLKIHQMLTPGIPVVISQPRNHFPIADGDGRHLLLAGGIGVTPLIAMAHELSRSNRPFELYYKSRTRAQAAFISELEKATWHNRVHFHFSDENRLDVATVLANYSKGDHLYTCGPAPFMDAVFETAADLGWPEESLHREYFSAPNEGEWENFEFEIEVASTGEIVNVAADEKATEALKKFGITVDVKCSDGLCGVCSTRYLSGEVEHRDYVLSKSQKDERVILCCSRAKIAGGRIKLDL, encoded by the coding sequence ATGCGTTTATTTTCGCACCGCAATCGGGCCGTGCACCTGGGTCAGTTGCCAATGGAACGGCTGGGTCGGAGCGCCTGCCCCGAGGATACATCCGTCGTGACCGACGGCTGTCTTAGGGTCGAGTTTGACGACGTGCATCTCGGGCGCTCGATCAGCGATTTCATGTGCGCGCTTGATGCCGTTCGAGAAGGTGCACCGCCCACAGAGCGAGCGGAGATTCCGTCGGATCCTCTTGAACGGTCGAACCATCTGAAGGCGGCGGGCTATTTTCTGGACGCAACCCTTGTCGGTGTCACTTCGCTCGACGCTGACCATTTTCTGGGTCGGCGCCACCAGCATCCCGGCCTTTCGAACATGTCATTCGATGCATCAAAGGAGAAGCTGCGCCTCCGCTTCAACCCCTTGGCGGTGATCCGCCAGATGGAGCAAGCGATCAGTCTTGCGAACCGTCCGATTGATTCACACAAATTTGCGATCGTGTTCGTGAATGACTATCCTCGTGACCCGGATCCAAACGAACCAGGCAGCGACTGGATTAGGGATGTTCAGCCTTGGCGCGCGGCAATGCGCGCCGCCGAGACCGCGGTTGTCGTTGCGAACTATCTGCGCATTCTCGGGTTCGATGCGCGTAGCCACACAGCCACCACGACCGATGTCAATTTGCATCGCTTGGCGGTATCGGCCGGCTTGGCGCTCCCCGGTGGACGAGGCATCACCAATCCATTCATCGGCGACCGTTTCGAGGTTGCGGTCGTTACTACGTCGATGGAACTCGCGCCCGATCTCCCGTTGCGTCGTCAGACACTGGCGGATCGTTGGCGAGCGAAGGGGCCCGAGTGGTGGATCGGCGCCGCTTCTCCAAAGACACCGAGAACCGTCGTGGACATGACCGGCCGCCCGTACCGTGACAGCCGCTATCCTACCGAGAAGCTCAAGCGCGTTGAGAAGACGACCACCTTCATCGATGAGGAGCGAATTCCCCGCGTTCCGAAGTCCAGCGAAATGTTCTTGCGCGCCGCCTTCGGCGATCTGGGCAAGCCGGCGCTCGAGGCGTCGAAGGACGGCTATTCCGTAAGCAAGGCTCCGCTTGCCGCAGCGTTGCGGCTTGCGCTCAACGTCTATTCTCTGTTGCAGAGAGGGGCGCCGGCGCCCAAACGCGCGGATGGCTATGGCGACCCCAACGTCAATGCGGCCATGATGAAGGCCACGATGCACTTCCTTGGAGCGGATCTGGCGGGTCTATCTGAGGCCCCCCCTTGGGTCTGGTACTCGCACCGCCAGGACGGAAGCCCCATGGAGGTTGCGCATCCGAACGCCGTGTCAGTGATGATCGACCAGGGATTCGATACGATGGACGGCGCCAGTGGCGATGACTGGATCTCGTCCGCCCAATCAATGCGCACGTATATGCGCGCCGCGCTTGTCTGCGGAATAGCCGGTCAGCATCTGCGATATCTTGGCTTTGACGCCACCGCGCATTCCGCCGCGGACAGCGACGTGATCCATACCCCGCTTGTATTGCTTGCCGGTCTTGGGGAGGTTAGCAGGATCGGAGAGACCATCCTCAATCCCTTCCTCGGGCCGCGGCTCAAGACCGGGATCTTGACCACCGACTTTCCCATGATTGCCGACAAGCCGATCGACTTCGGATTGCAGAACTTCTGCGGTTCCTGCAACAAGTGCGCGAGAGAATGCCCTTCCGGCGCGATTTCGGCGGGCAAGAAGGTGATGTTCAACGGCTATGAAATTTGGAAGGCCGACACGGCAAAGTGCACGCAATACCGCACCACCAACTTGGGAGGAGCGATGTGCGGGCGGTGCATGAAGACTTGTCCATGGAATCTCGAAGGTCTCGTTGTCGAACGACCGTTTCGCTGGGCGGCGATGAACGTTCCTTGGGCCGCGCGGTGGATTGCCATCCTTGACGACAAGCTGAAACGAGGAACGATCAATCCGACCAAGAAATGGTGGTGGGACGTCGCCAAGGACGAGAATGGGCGGATCACTCCGGCCAAGCAGACCAACGCCCGTGGGCTCAACACCCACATCAGCGTGCGCCGCGAGAACCAGACGTTGGCGATGTACCCCATCGACTTGGCGCCTCTGCCACTGCCGATGCCCAGCCCCTTGGACCGAGAAGCGGGAATTGTCGCGTACGAGACGGCGCTCACGCCCGAAGAATATCGACAAAAGCTGGCGGCCGGCGATACCGAGAACCTAGTCGCCAAGCCAAAGAAAGTGGGGGCAGTTCCACCCGTCCTAGTGGCCAAAATCGGAAGGCGTTGGAAAAGTTCTGCCGACGGCAAGATCGAACTATTCGAAATCGTGAGCCGAAATGGTTCTCCACTGCCACCCTTCACCGCTGGTGCGCATATCGATGTGACGGTGACACCGCAGTACATCCGTCAATTTTCGTTAGCTGGCGACCCTGCGGACCGCTCGAAATATCTGTTAGGCATCCTACGAGAAGACCAGGGCAGAGGGGGATCGCTCAAAATCCATCAAATGCTCACCCCCGGCATTCCGGTGGTGATATCCCAACCGCGCAATCATTTCCCAATCGCGGATGGCGACGGTCGACATCTGCTTCTGGCCGGAGGAATCGGTGTCACGCCGCTGATCGCCATGGCGCACGAGCTTTCGCGCTCGAACCGTCCCTTCGAACTTTACTATAAGTCGCGGACGCGGGCTCAAGCGGCGTTTATTTCCGAGCTTGAGAAAGCGACATGGCACAATCGGGTCCACTTCCACTTCAGCGACGAAAACAGGCTTGATGTGGCGACGGTGCTCGCCAATTATTCAAAAGGCGATCATCTTTACACCTGCGGGCCGGCGCCCTTCATGGACGCCGTGTTCGAAACGGCCGCAGATCTCGGTTGGCCCGAAGAATCCCTCCATCGGGAATATTTTTCTGCACCGAATGAGGGCGAATGGGAGAATTTCGAATTCGAGATTGAAGTCGCTTCAACTGGCGAGATCGTCAATGTTGCCGCAGACGAGAAGGCGACGGAAGCACTCAAGAAGTTCGGCATTACCGTCGACGTAAAGTGCTCTGACGGCCTTTGCGGTGTCTGCTCTACAAGATATCTGTCGGGCGAGGTGGAGCATCGCGACTACGTATTGAGCAAATCCCAGAAGGATGAACGCGTAATTCTGTGCTGCTCTCGGGCGAAGATTGCCGGAGGACGGATCAAGCTCGATCTTTAG
- a CDS encoding tripartite tricarboxylate transporter substrate binding protein: MGVQIRSVRVLACVLALITVAPIQPAKAQQYPSRPIKIIVPLAAGGVADIVARTVANALTQASKQPVVVENKPGGGGLLGAQSVANAQPDGYTLLMGFHGVIAVLPLLKSEFRHIDKELRPIIHIATIPNVLVVRPALQVRSVNELVAFAKANPGRLNYGSQGVGSAGHLSGEQIKQLAGIDMTHVPYRGAAPAVQDLIAGQIDLMFDTVALELPFIKDGTVRALAVTAPERLAILPELPTMSEEGYPGFRSSAWFGLFAPAGTPKPVMDWLNVTTRAAIETSEMRATLVAMGAQFPLGPTDQFEAFIADEKYRWEAVIKKARITLE, translated from the coding sequence ATGGGCGTGCAAATTCGCTCGGTTAGAGTCCTTGCTTGTGTTTTGGCACTCATCACGGTCGCGCCAATTCAACCGGCGAAGGCGCAGCAATATCCATCCCGACCGATCAAAATCATCGTGCCACTCGCTGCTGGCGGCGTAGCGGATATCGTCGCCAGGACCGTTGCGAACGCGCTGACACAAGCCTCCAAGCAGCCCGTCGTCGTCGAAAACAAGCCGGGAGGCGGGGGATTGCTGGGTGCGCAGTCCGTCGCCAACGCGCAGCCGGACGGATACACTTTGTTGATGGGTTTCCACGGTGTGATTGCCGTCCTGCCCCTGCTGAAAAGCGAATTCAGGCATATCGACAAGGAGCTGCGTCCGATCATTCACATCGCAACCATTCCGAATGTCCTCGTCGTCAGGCCCGCACTTCAAGTTCGGTCGGTGAATGAGCTCGTGGCGTTCGCCAAGGCGAATCCGGGCCGCTTGAACTATGGCTCGCAGGGAGTGGGAAGTGCGGGGCATCTAAGCGGCGAGCAGATCAAGCAGCTCGCCGGCATCGACATGACGCACGTGCCATATCGCGGAGCGGCGCCGGCGGTGCAAGATCTAATAGCAGGTCAAATCGATCTCATGTTCGATACCGTGGCCCTCGAACTACCGTTCATAAAAGACGGAACGGTTCGCGCACTCGCGGTGACCGCGCCAGAGAGACTGGCGATACTGCCCGAATTGCCGACGATGTCCGAGGAAGGATATCCCGGGTTTAGAAGCAGTGCATGGTTCGGTCTGTTCGCTCCGGCAGGAACGCCAAAACCAGTCATGGATTGGCTCAACGTCACCACCAGGGCAGCGATCGAGACATCGGAAATGCGAGCGACCCTCGTTGCAATGGGGGCTCAGTTCCCGCTCGGGCCGACCGACCAGTTCGAAGCATTTATCGCGGATGAGAAGTATCGCTGGGAAGCCGTGATCAAGAAAGCTCGAATTACATTGGAGTAG